A window of Ipomoea triloba cultivar NCNSP0323 chromosome 2, ASM357664v1 contains these coding sequences:
- the LOC116010594 gene encoding respiratory burst oxidase homolog protein C-like, which produces MEDSGNLQRHRHRHSDTEIVGFDGTTSYSGPLSGPLNNKRGGKKSARFNIPESSDLAAAAAKAGNDDDAYVEITLDVREDSVAVHSVKAAGGGGAEDPELALLARGLEKKTTLGSSLARNASSRFRQVSQELKRLTSFTKRPYPGRIDRTKSAAAHALKGLKFISKTDGGAGWAAVEKRFDDLTASTNGLLPKAKFGECIGMNKESKEFAGELFDALSRRRNITTDSINKAQLREFWEQVADQSFDSRLQTFFDMVDKDADGRITEEEVKEIISLSASANKLSTIQKQADEYAAMIMEELDPNNLGYIMIENLETLLLQAPNQTVRGHESRNLSQMLSQKLKPTIEPNPIVRWYKDFRYFLLDNWQRVWVLLLWIGTMAGLFAWKYVQYKNRAAYDVMGACVCLAKGAAETLKLNMAIILLPVCRNTLTWLRNKTKLGVAVPFDDNLNFHKVIAVAVTMGVGIHAISHLTCDFPRLLHADSKKYKPMVKYFGEQPDSYWHFVKGVEGVTGIVMVVLMAIAFTLATPWFRRNRVKLPKPFNKITGFNAFWYSHHLFVIVYSLLIVHGIKLYLTHKWYKKTTWMYLAVPILLYGGERLIRAFRSSIKPVKILKVAVYHGNVLTLHMSKPQGFRYKSGQYMFVNCAAVSPFEWHPFSITSAPGDDYLSVHIRTLGDWTRQLKAVFSEVCQPPPNGKSGLLRADCLQGQNNPNFPRVLIDGPYGAPAQDYKKYEVVLLVGLGIGATPMISIVKDIVSNLKAMEDDEEEAGESRSGSGRSNNNFKTRRAYFYWVTREQGSFEWFKGIMDEVAEMDQKHVIEMHNYCTSVYEEGDARSALITMLQSLHLAKSGVDIVSGTRVKSHFAKPNWRNVYKRIALNHSEARVGVFYCGAPTLTKELKHLALDFSHKTSTKFDFHKENF; this is translated from the exons ATGGAAGACAGTGGGAATCTGCAGCGCCACCGGCACCGCCACTCCGACACGGAGATTGTCGGGTTTGATGGAACGACGTCGTACAGCGGTCCGCTAAGCGGGCCGCTTAATAACAAGAGAGGCGGCAAGAAGAGCGCCCGGTTCAACATCCCGGAATCCTCCGACTTAGCTGCGGCGGCGGCGAAAGCCGGGAACGACGACGATGCCTACGTGGAGATCACGCTGGACGTCCGGGAGGACTCGGTGGCGGTGCACAGCGTGAAGGCCGCCGGCGGGGGTGGCGCGGAGGACCCGGAGCTGGCGCTTCTGGCGAGGGGATTGGAGAAGAAGACCACTCTGGGATCCAGCTTGGCCAGAAATGCTTCGTCCAGATTCCGGCAAGTGTCGCAGGAGCTAAAGCGCCTGACCTCCTTCACCAAACGCCCGTACCCGGGTCGGATCGACCGGACCAAATCCGCCGCCGCCCATGCTCTCAAAGGCCTCAAGTTCATCAGCAAGACCGACGGCGGCGCCGGATGGGCCGCCGTCGAGAAGCGCTTCGACGACCTCACCGCCTCCACCAATGGCCTTCTCCCAAAAGCAAAGTTCGGTGAATGCATAG GTATGAACAAGGAGTCGAAGGAATTCGCGGGAGAACTGTTCGATGCTCTGTCAAGGAGAAGAAACATCACAACAGATTCCATCAACAAAGCACAGCTCAGAGAGTTCTGGGAACAAGTTGCAGATCAGAGTTTCGATTCTCGACTTCAAACCTTCTTTGATAT GGTTGATAAAGATGCAGATGGGAGAATCACAGAAGAAGAAGTCAAAGAG ATTATTAGCCTTAGTGCATCTGCGAACAAGCTGTCAACCATCCAGAAACAGGCAGACGAATACGCGGCAATGATAATGGAAGAGTTGGACCCCAACAACCTTGGATACATTATG ATAGAGAATCTGGAGACGCTGTTGCTGCAAGCTCCAAACCAAACAGTGAGAGGGCATGAGAGCAGGAACCTAAGCCAAATGCTGAGCCAGAAACTCAAGCCCACAATAGAACCAAACCCAATAGTCAGATGGTACAAGGATTTCAG GTACTTTTTGCTGGATAACTGGCAGAGAGTGTGGGTGCTTTTACTATGGATTGGTACCATGGCTGGGCTGTTTGCTTGGAAATATGTGCAGTACAAAAACAGAGCTGCATATGATGTTATGGGTGCCTGTGTTTGCTTGGCTAAAGGCGCAGCCGAAACGCTTAAGCTAAACATGGCTATAATCCTCTTACCAGTCTGCAGAAACACACTTACTTGGCTTAGGAACAAAACCAAACTAGGAGTCGCTGTCCCCTTCGACGATAACCTCAATTTTCACAAG GTGATAGCAGTGGCGGTGACGATGGGAGTAGGAATACACGCGATATCTCACTTGACGTGCGATTTCCCAAGATTGCTACACGCAGACTCGAAAAAATACAAGCCAATGGTGAAGTACTTTGGGGAGCAGCCAGATAGCTACTGGCATTTTGTGAAGGGGGTGGAAGGGGTGACAGGGATAGTAATGGTGGTGTTGATGGCCATAGCATTTACACTGGCAACTCCATGGTTTAGGAGGAACAGAGTGAAATTGCCAAAGCCCTTCAACAAGATTACTGGTTTTAATGCCTTTTGGTACTCCCACCACCTCTTTGTTATTGTCTATTCTCTCCTCATTGTCCATGGTATCAAGCTCTATTTGACACACAAATGGTACAAGAAAACG ACATGGATGTATTTAGCTGTTCCCATCCTACTTTACGGTGGTGAAAGGTTGATCAGAGCCTTTAGGTCTAGCATTAAGCCCGTTAAGATTCTTAAA GTGGCAGTCTACCACGGAAATGTCTTAACACTTCATATGTCAAAGCCCCAAGGATTTAGATATAAGAGCGGTCAATATATGTTTGTCAATTGTGCTGCCGTTTCTCCGTTTGAATG GCACCCATTTTCAATCACTTCTGCCCCTGGGGATGACTACCTTAGTGTCCACATTCGCACTCTTGGTGATTGGACAAGACAACTCAAAGCTGTTTTCTCTGAg GTTTGCCAGCCCCCACCTAACGGTAAAAGTGGTCTCCTAAGAGCTGACTGCTTGCAGGGACAGAATAACCCCAA CTTCCCGAGGGTGTTGATTGATGGGCCATACGGAGCGCCGGCACAAGACTACAAGAAATACGAGGTGGTTCTGCTAGTGGGGTTAGGGATTGGTGCCACCCCAATGATAAGCATAGTGAAAGACATCGTGAGCAACTTGAAGGCCATGGAGGACGACGAGGAAGAGGCCGGTGAGAGTAGATCTGGGAGTGGGAGAAGCAACAACAACTTCAAGACGAGGAGGGCGTATTTCTACTGGGTTACAAGGGAACAAGGGTCGTTTGAGTGGTTCAAAGGGATAATGGATGAGGTTGCGGAGATGGATCAGAAGCACGTGATAGAGATGCACAATTACTGCACCAGCGTGTACGAGGAAGGAGACGCCCGCTCTGCCCTCATCACCATGCTCCAGTCCCTCCACCTCGCCAAGAGCGGCGTCGACATCGTTTCCGGCACCCGCGTTAAGTCCCACTTTGCTAAGCCCAATTGGCGCAACGTTTACAAACGCATCGCTCTCAATCACTCCGAAGCAAGAGTTG GAGTTTTCTACTGTGGGGCACCAACACTTACAAAGGAGTTGAAACATCTAGCATTGGATTTTTCTCACAAGACATCCACCAAATTTGATTTCCACAAGGAAAATTTTTGA